One segment of Solanum stenotomum isolate F172 chromosome 1, ASM1918654v1, whole genome shotgun sequence DNA contains the following:
- the LOC125869119 gene encoding uncharacterized protein LOC125869119 has protein sequence MRSLKLSFIYKKLDIKRFETLHSCLALCGGTSLRQVLPSRFNDSVLDNWKKEKSKTTVKESTLDPEFNLYREKGSLKNAKREIGTKKRVDDKVNYQCCVFSPDGTVEIGYNGSKRLDSRKYSTSRSTLASLHERLGDADTLVGEFDEAIDFKWN, from the exons ATGAGATCCTTGAAGTTAAGCTTCATTTACAAGAAGCTTGATATCAAACGGTTTGAAACTCTTCATTCTTGTTTGGCCTTGTGTGGAGGAACATCTCTGAGACAG GTACTTCCGTCTAGATTTAATGACTCTGTTCTCGATAATTGGAAGAAAGAGAAGAGTAAAACTACTGTAAAAGAATCAACTTTGGACCCTGAATTTAATCTGTATAGAGAAAAAGGTAGCTTGAAAAACGCCAAACGTGAAATTGGAACTAAGAAGCGTGTGGATGACAAGGTAAATTACCAATGTTGTGTGTTTTCGCCTGATGGAACAGTAGAAATTGGGTATAATGGGTCAAAGCGATTAGATAGTAGGAAATATTCTACTTCCCGCAGTACATTAGCATCATTACACGAGCGATTGGGAGATGCCGACACGCTTGTTGGGGAGTTTGATGAAGCTATAGATTTTAAGTGGAACTGA